The DNA region TATAACACAAAACAAAGAAGCATTTGCATCTGGGTTGATGACTTTGCCCGGGCCCCGAATAACAAAAAAGCCACAATGTTAAGACTTTCACAAGAAAATCGCCACATGGGTGAAACATGATCATTAAAGAAACCTAGAAAGGCGATGTTACAAAACCTGTCTAAAGTTATAGTGAAATGAATAGTAAGATAGTAAAGGCCTAAGAGCAGTACAAATTTGTCATTCTAAAGTCTCGTTCAAGAGACTCAACTTAAAGTTTCGCCCGAGGGACACAACTTAAAGACTCGCCTGAGGAACTCAACTTAAAGTCTCTCCCGAGAGAGTCAACTTAAAGTCTCTTCTGAGGGGCTTAACTTATAGTCTCACCCGAGTGACTCAACTTAAAGTCTCTCCTAAAAATAAATTACCTTATGCATATACTAAACCACTTTGTTCTTTTCCAAAGCCCCCGTGCTTGAGGGACCATGTATGGGTATAATTTTACTAGGCCCCAAGAAGAAGGATCCATGATTGCGCGATACAAACTATCTGCCTCAGCACTGGGCGAGTGCCCAAAGAAGGGCTCATAAGAGACTCAACTTGAAGTCTCGTCCGAGGGAGTCAATTAAAGTCCCGCCTGAATAATTCAACTTCAAGTATCGCCCAAAAATAAATCACGTTCTTCTTGGATTAAATTACTCTGTCCATTTCCAAAGTCCTTATGTTTTGAGGGACTATGTATAATTTTACTATGTCCCAAGAAGAAGGGTCCATGATTGCGTGATACAAACTATCTGCCTCATAATTGGGCGAATGCCCAAAGAAAGGCTTTAGATAATCCAAAAAAGGGGTCGAGGTAGCCCAAATAAGGTATACCCCGAGATAGCCCAAATAAGGGCTTGAGCTAGCCTAAAGAAGGACTCAAGATAGCTAAAAGACGGGCTACCTCGAGGTCACCCAAAGAAGGGCTCGAGGTAGCTCAAAGAAGAGTTATTCCACCTGTTCGCTTATGCTAAAATACTCGATCCAATCCACGTTTCTCAATTCAGTGGGAAAACACGTGTCATACATACTGGTCCAAAAAGACGGTCAAAGTGAGGTGGCAAAACCATCCTCTTAGATTAGTGGGGGAGAGAACTGATCCTCAGAGAGTCAATTAAAGAAATGTGGAGGAAGTGAGCTTGCCTTTCTCACCTATCTAGCACTCAAAATCTCTATCAATATCCCAACCTTAGAACGAAGCAAATGATCCAAATTTCTCACAGAAACACCCATATAAAGCTTCTCACCATTCTACGTGATTAAACTCTATGTACATTTAATTCCACTCGAAAACACCAGGGGTTGCGTGAGCTTGCTCTAACACCATAACAATCACAAAAACCTCTAACATCACTTAATCACAAATGGTTGTCACATATTATACTTTTAACAAGTATAACTATcattaaacaaaataaattatTGAAATAAAATTACCAAATATTATGTTTGTAAGGATCAATAATATATACATATTCACttaaattttttttcttcttttattgACAATTATATTTTAATTTAGTTGTATTATAAAATCTTaaattatatatttattattatttatacAAAAATTTCTCTCCTCTGTATTATAACTCAATTTTTATACAGATAAATTAATTCAATGTTCTATTTATAAAATACAAATTAATTCaaagatttatttatatatgaTAATATAATAAAATGATTTAATCATAAAAATAATTCAAAGACTTTAATacaaaattttaattaaaaaatttattaatCTTTTTTAAAAGTTCTGAATTCTACCtattaatcaaataaaaataaaaataggGTATTAAAATTCTTATTTACTCGTAAAGAAACCAATACAAATATTTTTTTAGCCTTGAATCGAGAAAAAACTTGGAGTCGACCGCACTGAACTCAACTCGCCGGAAAGCAGTGCCGGAGTTCGTCGTCGCCGACCAGAAACAGCAAATCCAGGTTTCCTTCTTTCCCTCCTTTCCTGCAGCGCGCGTGGATGCAATTCCAGCGCGATTCGCGGCGCCTGCAAAAGGCAACGCACCAGTGATCGAAAACCCTGCAGATCAAAGCTCAGCTCCGCACCACAATTCCTCGATTGCGCGCTAAACCTCCGCAATTGAGAACATAGATTGCATTATAGTGCCGTTAAATCTGTGTAGAAGTGGTTAAAAACTAGAATTTTAGTTACTAAGATAATTGGAAATAAAAAGAATAGATTAAAAAATAGGGCTTTTAAGAAAAGAGAGAATCTTCAATGGTTTTAATGGTTTTAGTTTGTTTCATATATTTATGTTTTTAGAGATTCTAATTGCTAGTAGTTGATAACAATTTTTATTGAATGTAGAAGTTTGTGAACCTCCAGTGATTGATTGCAGGTTGGGGTATTCATAGATGGCAAAGGCAAGGGATAGGACTGAGGATTTCAAAGACGCTGTGCGTCAAAGTGCTCGGTCTTTGGGATATGATGAGGTATATACAATGCTTAGCTACCCTCAATCCAATTTCTTGCTAAATTCCCATTCACTATTATATATTCTTAATAATTCAAATCTTGCTCTTTTTCCTTTACAATAACAAGATCCTGTATTTCTTTAGGTCAAAATTTATTTATGATTTGCATATAAATTAGCCCATTACGATGAACCTTGAAATGGAACATTTAGAATTTGCTATTTGGTGTTGGATCAATGTTATTCTGGTTGGTTTGAACTTTGAATGGTGTGTTGTCATTCCTTTGCAGGCTAAATTGGCATCCATTTTGGCATCTTTCATTATTCATAAACCTCCACAAAGGTCCCCATTCTCCAAAGCTGCATTTAAGACGGTAGGCTCAACATTGATATTTTAACTTATGGCATTATGTTACTTTCAGTGTTGTCAATCGTGGAAAATAGCGTTTTGTTCAAATTCCACTACTGTACAATGCTATAGCGTGGCAGTAGTCGCTATTTGACAACACTCTGCTAAATAATGTATTGTGGAACAACTCATATGTGTCGCCACTATTTAACAGCACTACTGAATAGTGTTTTGCGGAACAATAGTCATATGTTCTAATTCCGCTACGCTATAGCGCTACTATTTGCCAACACTAGTTACTTTATGGGAAGATCAAATTAGTAAATTTGTTTCATTAAGCAAATGACGCAACCCTGCTTTTAAATCATGTTTATTTGATACTGCTTCTGCTTGTTTGTTGTTAGTAGCTCGAGAGTATTGGAGAGTTGGATCATTTTTTGTTAAAGCATAGAAAGGACTATACAGATCTGCACCGAACAACTGAACATGAGAGAGATAGCATTGAGCATGAAGTAAGCCACGTCTCTTCAGCTGATATGCTAGTTTTGAAAGTATTGTATCTTAATTAATAATTAGAAAAATACTGATTGGTATTACATTTACTGCCTTAATCACTGTCATTATTATATCAGATTGTTTCTTGGTAATAGTTTGGAGTTTCACATATTACTTCATCGTATATTTGCCTCTAACATTGATAGTTTACAACTTTCTCACTATGATGTAGTACACTCAATTTAAATTTGTTTTCTTAGCCAGCCTAGCAATGGCTTGTGAATTATCATTTTATATTTATCTATAGATTTATTGATCTAACTAAATTTCACTTCTTACTCTGTCATTAAGTTATGACCTGACTACTAGTGCTATAATTATCAGATCACATTGAATCTCTCATTTTACTTCCATCCTAAGGGGTTCCATACAGTGTTATCAAATATCCGCCACGGCGGTGCTATTGCGGATATCCATGGCAGTTTCGGGGCTGGCCGTAATAGTAGATATTGGCCGGTTGGTTTTTCCGCCATAATCCGCTATGATAGCGCCACCAAGCAGCCAGTATGGTGGGATTTTGGCTCTCCGCCATGTACCGCGATCCACTATCGATAACACTGGTTCCATAAACTAATAAAAAGTTGAATTTTCACATACTAGGTTTCAATGTTGTTGATATCAATGCTAATCACCACAATCTATAAATAGAACTTTATTGAAGCCTGTTAAGAAATTTGATTTGTGAAACCTTTTTCCTTTACATATGCAACTACTAAATAGACTGTCTGTCTTGCATCAATACAATTTTGTCATTAACTTATTTTCATCCTCTCCTTTCTATATAGCTTTCCTTAGTTTTCTCTCTTTATGGTGCCAACAAGTTTGTAATTCCTTACTTGTATATAAATTAGTTAAACATCCTGAAACGTTGAGCAGAGTTTTGCTTATGATTTACTATTGTTTTGTTATTACATTGGTGCAGGTTAGTGCTTTTATTAAAACTTGCCAACAACAAATTGATGTTCTTAAGAATAGTATAAACAATGAAGAGGAAAACTCAAAAGGTTGGCTTGGCATTACAACTGCAAAGGCTAACGCCGACACCATTGCCCACAAACATGGAGTGGTATGGACTTGTGCTTATTGGTTTTTTCAATCATTAACTTGTTAGTTACTTATTTTCTGCATGGTGTTGCCAACTTACCCTTACAACACAACTGAACCCCACTTAAACATTTCTGAACAGTCTAGATTGCTCATTCCCTTCCCTCAGGGAAAACACTAGCCACAATACTATTAAGATTCATGCACAGCAAGTACTTTTTTTAAAGTTGTTTTTATTGAACTCCGTCCGTTTACTGAAACTTGAGTGAGTGAAGAGTATCTTGAGAGAGCACGATATGAAAGAAAAGTGCTCTCTGCTATGAGAATTTAGATCAAAATGATTCTGATACTCACACACCTTAGAATATACAGCGAGCCTTTATGTAGGCATGAAGCTTGAAGAGGCTTATCGTATGATAGAACCTGTAAAATCAAGGTAATgaaattatattttatttaatgatAACGATGAGCTCAAACGCTCTACAATGGTagaaaatggtgaagaaaggaTAAACCAGAGTTTCTAGAACTTCTAACTAGAGTGGAATGGTCTTAAACTCTGAGAAAGCATTCTCCTAACCAACTCTAACAATATTTCTGAATGAATCTCTACACAACCCTCTCTCCCTCAAACGACCGTAATCCCTGAAATCAAGGGACTCATACTAACTAACTCATTCCTTTCTAAGTATCGGGCTTCTGTCTGTGTCCTATCAAGGTATCTTATTTTCTAGCTGACACTAAGCAGTTATAACAGCTAACAACTGCTCTGACTACCTGATACCATAGCTAACTAAACCTATACATATATGGCAACGCTGGAACTGTACAAGGGCAAGATTATATTACACAGAAACACAAGGTGTATACCTCTTTACTAACTGTAACCCTTCTTCAAACTCGGTGGAGGCTGCAGTTCAAGGCTGGTAAACGCCCCGAGTATGAAGGAAGGATCACAAAATATGGTAGTAGAGAGAAGTTTAGTTAGAGAGTCAATCAATTGATTCTATGCTGGGGCATGAGACATTATTAGATTTTTTTTAAGTTCCTGACAGGTAAAGACTGGGTCTAACTCTGTATGCTTGGGATGAACACATAAAGCTGGACTAAGAGACAATAGAAATTTCACTTGGTTCATTGCAAAACAATATTGAAGTTGCTGTAGGAACCTGTAGTTTGATTAAGGAATTGAGCCCAAAGAATATCAGCAGTAGTGCTTGCCTTTGCCTCAATACATGACTTTTGTACTGGAACAGGCAACAAATAGTTGTTTCTTGTTAACTCGCTTATAAATCTTTGACTAGACTTGCATAATCTGATCCAGTCTGGTCATAGAGATGATGGAAGATGAAGAGGTAGGTAGAAGAAGTGTGAAATAGGATATGATGTGGAAACCAATACTCATTAAACATAACATCCTTAGGAAAGCAGAACTAAATTGCAGAACTAAGTTGCAGCTGAAGGGAGTCTTTTGATAGGGTATACTGCAACTCAATAACTATGATCCTATAAGGAAAATAGTATGGAGGAGGAATGAGCAAGTAGAGTTAGACTCTTCTATACTATTTTTCGGTTTATATTCAACCAAACCATTTTGTTTAGATGTGATAGTACTAGTCAATATATGGATGATGCCAAATTCATTGAGAAATTGTGCAAAGGTTCTAAGCTCAAATCATCAGTGACAACATCAATTTCTTGGTCTGTTTCAGATGTATATTATGCTGGAATCCGAGGACTTACAAAAAAAGGTGAAGCTTGTGTAACTTGATTACAGCTTCAACCACCTGAAAGTGCTCTCAATCTCTGTCATGGGAGTTGATCTGAGTATTTGGTGAAGAGAGAATGTGACTTGACACTTTTGATTGCGTGAAGAGAGAATGTGATGAGAGAAATGGAAGTTCTCTATGTCTCTGTCATGAGAGTTGATATAACTGATTCTTATATACTAGGAGTATGCAGTGTGCCTTCTATAGGCATGGATCTTGAAGAGACTTAGAACTTTCGGGGGAAGGGAAtagaaaaaaaatagaaaaatctTTCAACTTTTTTGATTGAGTGTATTTTTAGTGAATGATAAGCAAATGtttataattaatatatttttatattgAAAGTATTATAACAAGATAGATTAGATTGGGAGAATTTATCCAAGCCCTCCAACCCCCAAACACCCCAAACCCTTCTCCAATATAATTTGAGTTCCTCTAAATTAGGGGGGATTTTGTATAATGAAGAAAAATAAACTCCCCTATGCTCTCCTTTCTTTCCACTCCatcttttattttttttcaaagcCCTCCCAAACTCCCAAATATTCAGTTACCAACACTAACTGGATATACTGACTCATCATATCCAGTTTCAACTGGCAACAGCTACTCTAACTAACTGATACAAGAACTGGTACAATGACAAGATTATACTATGATACAGAAATACAAGATATGGATGTTATACTGAGCACTAACACTGAATACTATTACATTCATCAATTGAGATGCTGTTTGCTTTTTGGGTGCTAATGTTTACTTGATTTCTTAGGTTTTAATTTTAAGTGAGAGACTCCATTCAGTTACGGCGCAGTTTGATCAGCTCAGGGCTATACGTTTCCAGGATGCTATTAATAGGGCAATACCACGTAGAAAACTTAATCGTGTAACCAAAAAAGGTTCTACTGAAGCCTCTAATTCAGGTGATGCGGAGCTCAGGGAACCTGATGA from Lathyrus oleraceus cultivar Zhongwan6 chromosome 1, CAAS_Psat_ZW6_1.0, whole genome shotgun sequence includes:
- the LOC127115718 gene encoding syntaxin-81; this translates as MAKARDRTEDFKDAVRQSARSLGYDEAKLASILASFIIHKPPQRSPFSKAAFKTLESIGELDHFLLKHRKDYTDLHRTTEHERDSIEHEVSAFIKTCQQQIDVLKNSINNEEENSKGWLGITTAKANADTIAHKHGVVLILSERLHSVTAQFDQLRAIRFQDAINRAIPRRKLNRVTKKGSTEASNSGDAELREPDELRSEPLRVQHQLLDDETRALQVELTSLLDTVQETETKMVEMSALNHLMATHVLQQAQQIEHLYDQAVEATKNVELGNKELSQAIQRNSSSRTFLLLFLFVLTFSIIFLDWYS